One window of Atribacter laminatus genomic DNA carries:
- the acpP gene encoding acyl carrier protein, giving the protein MDVYSKVKEIIVDQLGIEEDDVAPDASFIDDLGADSLDIVELIMAFEEEFDIEIPDEDAEKITSVQEAIEYIESKLS; this is encoded by the coding sequence ATGGATGTTTATTCCAAAGTTAAAGAAATAATTGTTGATCAGCTCGGTATTGAAGAAGATGATGTTGCACCAGATGCTTCCTTTATTGATGATCTGGGTGCTGATTCTCTTGATATCGTTGAGCTCATTATGGCATTTGAAGAAGAATTTGATATAGAAATTCCTGATGAAGATGCCGAAAAGATTACTTCCGTACAAGAAGCAATTGAGTACATTGAATCAAAATTAAG